From a single Prosthecobacter algae genomic region:
- a CDS encoding alginate export family protein, translating to MKRLALFLATASLAHAGTPAPVKPVPPAPLPPPGYAPITLLDGKLTVDIQEKMRVEVRENNFDFNSAVNGPQDASWLLQRFRLGLGYSFTPWFKIYAQGQDVREIGGSRPNEIGTFGSEGDDTFDLLKGYVQLGDIKKGPSATIGRQFLSYGDQRLVGPLEWLNQARTFDALKLRYAAPKWSLDLFSSSPVVFKDHEWNKSTLLDDDDNLNEIFSGLYFSTQFVPINTTTDFYVFHKMDDGNANFGPKLGDTNFLTFGTLWKGDAKKLRGWDYETEMAFQTGEVSGRDLTAFAGHWGAGYNWLGHPWKPRLGLQYNYATGDQNPADGDIETFQNLYPTNHLFYGYMDTTGWTNMHNPQINFSVTPTPKLKLMLDYHLYWNASNDDAWRRVNGVTGVRPVNAAARSASSFRGQEVDLTAIYKLNPHVALQAGYSLFIAGDYLSDTGADDNAHFGYVQVQIDF from the coding sequence ATGAAAAGGCTAGCACTCTTCCTGGCAACGGCCTCCCTGGCCCACGCCGGTACCCCCGCCCCCGTAAAACCAGTGCCTCCCGCACCCCTGCCCCCTCCCGGGTATGCTCCCATCACCCTCCTCGACGGCAAACTTACCGTGGACATCCAGGAGAAGATGCGTGTCGAAGTCCGTGAAAACAACTTCGACTTCAACAGTGCCGTCAACGGCCCTCAAGACGCCTCCTGGCTTCTTCAGCGCTTCCGGTTAGGCCTGGGATACAGCTTCACCCCCTGGTTCAAAATCTATGCCCAGGGACAGGACGTCCGCGAAATAGGCGGCAGTCGGCCCAATGAGATCGGCACGTTTGGCTCTGAAGGTGACGACACCTTCGACCTTCTGAAGGGTTACGTGCAACTGGGCGACATCAAAAAAGGTCCCAGCGCCACCATTGGCCGCCAGTTCCTCAGCTATGGAGACCAGCGTCTCGTCGGTCCCCTGGAATGGCTGAACCAGGCACGCACGTTTGACGCACTCAAACTGCGTTATGCGGCACCCAAGTGGTCCCTGGATCTCTTCAGCTCCAGCCCGGTGGTCTTCAAGGACCATGAGTGGAACAAGTCCACCTTGCTGGATGATGATGACAACCTGAACGAAATCTTCAGCGGCCTTTACTTCAGCACGCAGTTCGTGCCGATCAACACCACGACGGATTTCTACGTCTTCCACAAGATGGATGATGGAAATGCTAACTTCGGCCCCAAACTCGGCGATACCAATTTCCTCACCTTTGGCACCCTGTGGAAGGGCGATGCGAAGAAGCTGCGCGGCTGGGACTATGAGACCGAGATGGCTTTCCAAACGGGTGAAGTCAGCGGACGCGACCTGACCGCTTTTGCCGGCCACTGGGGAGCTGGTTACAACTGGTTGGGCCATCCATGGAAACCACGTCTGGGTCTGCAATACAACTATGCCACCGGCGACCAGAACCCTGCGGACGGTGACATTGAAACCTTCCAGAACCTGTATCCGACGAACCATCTGTTCTACGGCTACATGGACACCACCGGCTGGACTAACATGCACAATCCGCAGATCAACTTTAGCGTGACACCGACGCCCAAGCTGAAGCTGATGCTGGACTATCATCTCTACTGGAATGCCAGCAATGACGACGCCTGGCGCCGTGTGAACGGTGTCACGGGGGTCCGCCCAGTGAATGCCGCAGCCCGCAGTGCCAGCAGTTTCCGAGGCCAGGAAGTGGACCTCACCGCCATCTACAAACTCAACCCACATGTGGCCCTTCAGGCTGGTTACAGCCTGTTTATCGCAGGGGACTACCTCTCCGACACTGGAGCCGATGACAATGCCCACTTCGGCTACGTGCAGGTGCAGATTGATTTCTAG
- a CDS encoding ABC transporter ATP-binding protein, whose protein sequence is MSLPNPKMLELDRLWKIYDTPKGPATIVKNFNLKLKEGEFATLIGHSGCGKSTVLMMVAGLSEVSQGNMILAGKEAVGPGPDRGIVFQSPCLLPWMTAFENVMLGVNQVYFTASKTERRQMAEYYLSIVGLADAMHKYPAELSQGMRQRVGIARAFALQPKMLLLDEPFGMLDSLTRYELQEVLLELWRRNRITTLMVTHDVDEAIFLSDRVVMMTDGPEAEVGDILSIPFERPRNRKEIMEDPRYYELRERLITFLNDRSHIRPSREPEFQPSPDMAAEMAAHAIPFPTAAA, encoded by the coding sequence ATGAGTTTGCCGAATCCCAAAATGCTGGAGCTGGACCGCCTGTGGAAAATCTATGACACGCCTAAAGGTCCGGCGACGATCGTCAAAAACTTCAACCTGAAGCTGAAGGAAGGCGAGTTTGCGACGCTCATCGGCCATAGCGGCTGCGGCAAAAGCACTGTGCTGATGATGGTCGCCGGGCTCAGCGAAGTCAGCCAGGGGAACATGATTCTCGCCGGAAAAGAAGCCGTGGGTCCCGGCCCAGACCGCGGCATTGTTTTCCAGTCGCCCTGCCTACTGCCCTGGATGACGGCCTTTGAGAATGTCATGCTTGGCGTTAACCAAGTTTACTTCACCGCCAGCAAGACCGAGCGCCGCCAGATGGCGGAGTATTACCTCAGCATCGTGGGGCTGGCGGATGCCATGCACAAGTATCCGGCAGAGCTTTCCCAGGGCATGAGACAACGTGTCGGCATCGCCCGGGCCTTTGCCCTGCAGCCCAAGATGTTGCTGCTGGACGAACCCTTTGGTATGCTGGATTCCCTCACTCGTTATGAGTTGCAGGAGGTGCTGCTGGAACTCTGGCGGCGCAACCGCATCACGACGCTGATGGTCACCCACGATGTGGACGAGGCCATCTTTCTTTCGGATCGCGTGGTGATGATGACCGACGGCCCGGAGGCGGAAGTCGGCGACATCCTGAGCATCCCCTTCGAGCGCCCGCGCAACCGCAAGGAGATCATGGAAGACCCACGCTACTACGAGCTGCGCGAGCGCCTGATCACCTTCCTTAACGACCGCTCCCACATCCGTCCGAGCCGGGAGCCTGAGTTTCAGCCCTCCCCGGACATGGCCGCCGAAATGGCCGCCCATGCCATCCCTTTCCCGACAGCCGCCGCTTAG
- a CDS encoding NirA family protein — protein MTTLAIPSASADKNFSAEQQRYLEGFFAGVTAGGVSFADLSGATAAKPTIPEGPSLDDLTKEERIKRELHPFDAIEQLVMDARWNAKPEPESIFRYKWNGLFWLNPVKDGYMCRLRIPGGVVKSYQLRELAAITNELTSGYIQITTRNNFQIRLIEPKNCPEVLRRIQSCGLHFKGAGADNIRNITMNPCAGYDPHEIMDVRALVNELATLIIASKEFYDLPRKFNIAYDGGGLISAVEDTNDIGASAVRILENSEGIEPGVYFRIALGGVTGHQTFASDWGVIVKPEQLNNIMVALLRVFIKHGDRTNRKKARFKYVVEGMGLDGVLAETEKLLSFKLTRLAPESPIQEKRNFTQQGHSHVGTFPQKQEGLVYVGASVPVGQMTAKQMERIADLAESYGSGEVRLTVWQNFIIPNVKAAYAATLAKSLRKLGFPCEQSNLKSGFVACTGNKYCKFAASDTKGHAIAMMEYLDKRVKLDKPVNIHFTGCAHSCAQHFMGDIGLLGTKVKSESGEGYHITVGGGFGENRKIGRQIFSGVPFESLGTTLETMLKGFLKKRTPDESFHSFCNRHTVGQLQEAFCEE, from the coding sequence ATGACCACTCTTGCCATCCCCTCAGCTTCGGCAGACAAAAACTTTTCCGCTGAGCAGCAGCGCTATCTCGAAGGCTTTTTTGCCGGTGTGACCGCAGGCGGTGTTTCCTTTGCAGACCTTTCTGGAGCCACCGCCGCCAAGCCTACGATTCCCGAAGGCCCTTCCCTGGATGACCTCACCAAGGAGGAGCGCATCAAACGCGAACTGCATCCCTTTGATGCCATCGAACAGCTGGTGATGGATGCACGCTGGAATGCCAAGCCCGAGCCCGAGTCCATCTTTCGTTACAAATGGAATGGCCTCTTTTGGCTAAACCCGGTGAAGGACGGCTACATGTGCCGCCTGCGCATCCCAGGCGGGGTGGTGAAAAGTTATCAGCTGCGCGAACTGGCCGCCATCACCAACGAACTGACCTCCGGCTACATCCAGATCACCACTCGCAACAACTTCCAGATCCGCCTCATTGAGCCGAAAAACTGCCCCGAGGTACTGCGGCGCATTCAGTCCTGCGGCCTGCATTTCAAAGGAGCTGGCGCGGACAACATCCGCAACATCACCATGAATCCGTGCGCAGGCTATGACCCCCACGAGATCATGGATGTGCGTGCCCTCGTGAATGAGCTGGCCACGCTGATCATCGCCTCCAAGGAGTTTTATGATCTGCCGCGCAAATTCAATATTGCCTATGATGGAGGCGGCCTGATCAGCGCCGTCGAAGACACCAATGACATCGGTGCCAGCGCCGTGAGAATCCTGGAAAACAGCGAGGGCATCGAACCTGGCGTGTACTTCCGCATCGCCCTGGGCGGCGTCACCGGACACCAGACCTTCGCCAGCGACTGGGGCGTGATTGTGAAGCCCGAGCAGCTCAACAACATCATGGTGGCCCTGCTGCGGGTGTTCATCAAACATGGCGACCGTACCAACCGGAAGAAGGCACGCTTCAAGTATGTGGTCGAGGGTATGGGACTGGACGGAGTGCTGGCGGAAACAGAAAAACTGCTGTCATTCAAACTGACCCGACTGGCACCGGAATCCCCCATCCAGGAAAAGCGTAACTTCACCCAGCAGGGACACTCCCATGTGGGCACCTTTCCCCAGAAGCAGGAAGGCCTCGTCTATGTGGGGGCCAGCGTGCCAGTCGGCCAGATGACCGCCAAGCAGATGGAGCGCATCGCCGATCTTGCTGAGAGCTACGGTTCAGGCGAAGTCCGCCTGACGGTCTGGCAAAACTTCATCATTCCAAACGTGAAGGCTGCCTATGCGGCCACCTTGGCAAAGTCCCTCCGGAAACTGGGCTTTCCCTGCGAACAGTCGAACCTCAAAAGCGGCTTCGTGGCCTGCACGGGTAACAAATATTGCAAATTCGCGGCCAGCGATACCAAGGGCCATGCGATCGCCATGATGGAGTATCTGGACAAGCGGGTGAAGCTGGACAAGCCGGTCAACATTCATTTCACCGGCTGCGCCCACTCCTGCGCGCAGCACTTCATGGGAGACATCGGCCTGCTGGGCACCAAGGTGAAGTCCGAGTCTGGAGAAGGCTACCACATCACGGTGGGTGGCGGCTTTGGTGAGAACCGCAAGATTGGCCGGCAGATCTTCAGCGGGGTGCCCTTTGAATCACTCGGCACCACTCTGGAGACCATGCTGAAAGGCTTCCTGAAGAAGCGCACGCCCGATGAAAGTTTCCACAGCTTTTGCAATCGACACACGGTGGGGCAACTGCAGGAAGCCTTCTGCGAAGAGTAA
- the ntrB gene encoding nitrate ABC transporter permease has protein sequence MNLLQRYKLDTLLLPLGAILVCCLLWYGIAGKSVTTVKKDDWGDTVKETKRYGISKDLPTPAETWTASRLYVVEPFAKRGELDQGILRFTWLSLKLVAQGYFLALVIGTPIGFFLGLSKKFTIAFDPIIQVLRPVSPLAWLPLGMILFSGVKIMDEGGRTTFGASDAAALFTIAICAMWPTVMNTAVGVRAVPQDYLNVAKVLKLSKNKTLWKVLVPATLPYMFTGFRLSLGIAWLVIVAVEMLTGRPGVGGFLWQQYNANSFAHIILCILTIGIIGYVLDRLMSVIEGRFKTA, from the coding sequence ATGAACCTGCTCCAACGCTACAAACTCGACACCCTGCTCCTGCCCCTGGGAGCCATCCTGGTCTGCTGCCTCCTCTGGTATGGCATTGCAGGCAAATCGGTCACGACTGTGAAGAAAGATGACTGGGGAGACACCGTCAAGGAAACCAAACGCTACGGCATCTCCAAGGACCTGCCCACACCGGCGGAAACCTGGACGGCGAGCCGTTTGTATGTGGTGGAACCCTTCGCCAAGCGGGGTGAGCTGGATCAGGGCATCCTCCGCTTTACTTGGCTGTCGCTGAAGCTCGTGGCGCAGGGTTATTTCCTGGCACTCGTCATCGGCACGCCCATCGGATTTTTCTTGGGCCTTTCCAAGAAGTTCACCATCGCCTTTGACCCCATTATCCAGGTGTTGCGACCGGTTTCGCCCCTGGCCTGGCTGCCCCTGGGCATGATTCTTTTCAGCGGAGTGAAGATCATGGACGAGGGCGGGCGCACCACTTTCGGTGCCTCGGATGCAGCGGCCCTTTTCACCATCGCCATCTGCGCCATGTGGCCCACGGTGATGAACACCGCCGTCGGAGTGCGTGCCGTGCCGCAGGATTACCTGAATGTGGCGAAGGTGCTGAAGCTCTCCAAAAACAAGACGCTGTGGAAGGTGCTCGTCCCGGCCACCCTGCCCTACATGTTTACCGGTTTCCGACTCAGCCTGGGCATTGCCTGGCTGGTCATTGTGGCGGTGGAGATGCTCACCGGGAGGCCCGGTGTGGGCGGCTTCCTGTGGCAGCAATACAACGCGAACAGCTTTGCCCACATCATTCTCTGCATCCTTACCATCGGCATCATCGGCTACGTCCTGGACCGCCTGATGAGTGTGATCGAAGGACGCTTCAAAACCGCCTAA
- a CDS encoding ABC transporter ATP-binding protein has product MPLIEIKNASKGFGRTEVLKDINLSVEEGEFVVIVGYSGSGKSTLINLISGLVKPDTGVALIEGKPITEPGPDRGLVFQNYSLLPWLTVEENIALAVDEVFKDWTKEQRKAHVAKHIAMVKLSHAAHKLPKELSGGMRQRVSVARTLAMNPKVLLMDEPLSALDALTRATLQDEIADIWLNNKTTVVWITNDPDEAILVADRVIPLLPTSPATLGESILVDIERPRDRKAINHDPKFKKLRAHLISILLDAKGKNKTKSSVKLTLPDILPEDLNHVNSFEFLNRRGPKRRNEIKNEEVEVPA; this is encoded by the coding sequence ATGCCGCTCATCGAAATCAAAAACGCATCCAAAGGCTTTGGCCGCACTGAGGTGCTGAAAGACATCAACCTCTCCGTCGAGGAGGGTGAGTTTGTCGTCATCGTTGGTTATTCCGGCTCCGGAAAAAGCACCCTGATCAATCTGATCTCCGGCCTGGTCAAACCCGACACCGGGGTGGCCTTGATCGAAGGGAAACCCATCACGGAGCCGGGACCGGATCGCGGTCTCGTCTTTCAAAACTACTCCTTGCTGCCTTGGCTGACCGTAGAGGAAAACATTGCGCTGGCTGTGGACGAAGTTTTCAAAGACTGGACCAAGGAGCAACGCAAGGCCCATGTGGCGAAGCACATCGCAATGGTGAAGCTGAGCCACGCGGCCCACAAACTGCCCAAGGAGCTTTCCGGCGGGATGAGGCAGCGTGTTTCTGTGGCCCGCACCCTGGCCATGAACCCCAAGGTCCTCCTGATGGATGAGCCGCTAAGTGCGCTGGATGCACTAACCCGCGCCACTTTGCAGGATGAGATCGCCGATATCTGGCTGAACAACAAGACCACCGTGGTCTGGATCACCAACGATCCCGACGAGGCCATCCTAGTGGCTGACCGGGTGATCCCGCTGCTGCCCACCTCACCCGCCACGCTGGGAGAATCCATCCTGGTGGACATCGAAAGGCCACGCGACCGCAAGGCGATCAACCATGATCCGAAGTTTAAAAAACTGAGGGCCCACCTCATCAGCATCCTGCTGGATGCGAAGGGCAAAAACAAAACGAAGTCGAGCGTCAAACTGACCCTTCCCGACATTCTTCCCGAGGATCTGAATCACGTGAACAGCTTTGAGTTCCTAAACCGCCGTGGTCCGAAACGCCGCAACGAAATCAAAAACGAAGAAGTGGAGGTGCCCGCATGA
- a CDS encoding diflavin oxidoreductase codes for MSRVPLIPESAPFSAEQRAWLNGFLAGLISRGESQGASLSPAAETAKKPLLIAFGSQSGNAESLAKRLAREAASRGFAARAAGLDSLQPADLVREQNVLLITSTWGEGDMPDNAISFWDSINQNGSSPKLDGVKYSVLALGDKNYGETFCLAGKKLDSRFAELGATRVIERVDCDVEFDEQAKTWSSSVFSALETGSAASVAVVAEVAPVVVVEETGYNKKNPFPAPLIGNVALNATGSSKDTRHIAFSLAGSGLDYEVGDALGVYVKNCPEVVDAILSAHSLDPQSEATLPDGGTASLREALISSYEVRHLHGVTPNHLSNTADFVTSLRKLQPRLYSIASSIKAHPEEVHLCVGAVRYDVHGVQHKGVASTFLADRLALGETTGVFFHVAKHFRLPTDLSKPVIMVGPGTGIAPFRAFLEEREATGASGKNWLFFGDQRRATDFLYHDQIIEWVQTGVLTRLDTAFSRDQEEKIYVQTRMLTAAAEMWQWLEEGAHFYVCGDAKRMAKDVDAALHEIIQTAGGRTAEEAIAYVADMKKYKRYQRDVY; via the coding sequence ATGTCCCGCGTTCCCCTCATCCCTGAATCTGCCCCTTTCTCCGCCGAGCAACGAGCCTGGCTCAATGGCTTTCTGGCCGGCCTGATCAGCCGCGGAGAGAGCCAGGGTGCATCCCTTTCCCCCGCAGCCGAAACAGCGAAAAAGCCCCTGCTCATTGCCTTTGGCAGCCAAAGCGGCAATGCGGAAAGTTTGGCCAAGCGGCTGGCCAGGGAAGCAGCGAGCCGGGGTTTTGCTGCACGCGCGGCAGGCCTCGACTCGCTGCAACCGGCCGACCTTGTCCGCGAACAAAATGTGCTTCTCATCACCAGCACCTGGGGTGAGGGCGACATGCCAGACAACGCCATCTCCTTTTGGGACAGCATCAATCAAAATGGCAGCAGCCCGAAACTGGATGGCGTGAAATACAGCGTCCTCGCCCTCGGTGACAAAAACTACGGTGAGACCTTTTGCCTGGCAGGCAAGAAGCTGGACTCACGATTCGCCGAGCTCGGAGCGACACGTGTGATCGAGCGTGTGGACTGCGATGTCGAATTCGACGAACAGGCTAAGACCTGGAGCAGCAGCGTCTTCAGCGCCCTGGAAACGGGCAGCGCTGCCTCCGTGGCAGTCGTGGCCGAGGTGGCACCTGTAGTAGTGGTCGAAGAAACCGGGTATAACAAAAAGAACCCCTTCCCTGCGCCGCTCATCGGCAATGTCGCGCTGAATGCCACCGGCAGCTCCAAGGACACACGTCACATCGCCTTTTCGCTCGCAGGCTCCGGCCTGGACTATGAGGTGGGCGATGCCCTGGGTGTGTATGTCAAAAACTGTCCGGAAGTGGTGGATGCCATCCTCTCCGCCCACAGCCTGGATCCGCAGTCTGAAGCCACGCTTCCTGACGGTGGTACGGCTTCCCTGCGCGAGGCGCTGATCTCCAGCTACGAAGTGCGCCACCTGCACGGCGTCACACCTAACCATTTATCGAACACGGCTGATTTCGTCACCAGCCTAAGGAAGCTTCAGCCCCGACTTTACTCCATTGCCTCCAGCATCAAGGCTCACCCGGAAGAGGTGCATCTCTGCGTGGGGGCGGTTCGCTATGATGTGCATGGCGTTCAGCACAAAGGTGTGGCCAGCACCTTCCTGGCGGATCGTCTCGCCCTGGGCGAGACGACGGGTGTGTTCTTCCATGTAGCGAAGCACTTCCGCCTGCCCACCGACCTTAGCAAACCTGTCATCATGGTCGGTCCCGGCACCGGCATCGCGCCTTTCCGCGCTTTCCTGGAAGAGCGGGAAGCCACGGGCGCTTCTGGAAAAAACTGGCTCTTCTTTGGCGACCAGCGCCGCGCCACGGACTTTCTCTACCATGACCAGATCATCGAGTGGGTGCAGACGGGCGTCCTAACTCGCCTGGACACGGCCTTCTCCCGTGACCAGGAAGAGAAGATCTACGTGCAGACCCGAATGCTGACCGCTGCGGCCGAGATGTGGCAGTGGCTGGAGGAAGGCGCCCACTTTTATGTCTGTGGCGATGCCAAGCGCATGGCCAAGGATGTGGACGCCGCGCTCCATGAAATCATCCAAACAGCAGGCGGCCGCACGGCTGAAGAGGCCATCGCCTATGTAGCCGACATGAAGAAATACAAGCGCTACCAGCGCGACGTGTATTGA
- a CDS encoding DmsC/YnfH family molybdoenzyme membrane anchor subunit has protein sequence MIYDLDQPGSHQAASVDDVRESALLDSLLLENLLEEQQCLRTPVALFSEAYEQDTPARRFSHLIPLGKPQPGEQYSFEVNLNSCTGCKACVAACHSLNGLDDNESWRDIGLLVGTRKKPYLQTVTTACHHCADPACLYGCPVLAYDKDPITGIVRHLDDQCIGCSYCILKCPYDVPKFNLKRGIVRKCDMCQGRLADGEAPACVQACPNEAIKIKTVKVESIPVFGSILAGAHDSGYTRPATRYISSKPLPDHARAADSARLELDHGHEPLAWMLVLTQMSAGAFIGCAAAMWADVLSPDQAAITSAAAFFFGLIGIALSVLHLGQPLKAWRAFMGWKKSWLSREILAFGALPAGGSAIAATWWLGNPEWLRLAVTGTAGAALAAVLCSVMVYVDTRRPFWALPLTAGKFLGTMLLLGAGLCAVTWSWLGHPAVTWAMAATLLLRWSLSIWEISRYRRALEDEESPWHRSACILHKHLRMQIEMRGILLILTGLVIPVTIAAGASMSWLLPLSVLLTFTSQLIERRYFFTAAAGSKMPGN, from the coding sequence ATGATTTATGATCTAGACCAACCCGGCAGCCATCAGGCAGCCAGCGTGGACGATGTTCGTGAATCCGCCCTCCTCGACAGTCTGTTGCTGGAGAACCTTCTGGAAGAGCAGCAGTGCCTGCGCACGCCTGTGGCCCTGTTTTCCGAAGCCTATGAACAGGACACACCAGCGAGGCGGTTCTCCCATCTCATTCCGCTCGGTAAGCCCCAGCCGGGCGAGCAGTATTCCTTTGAGGTCAATCTGAATTCCTGCACCGGCTGCAAAGCCTGCGTGGCGGCCTGCCACTCCCTGAACGGGCTGGATGACAATGAAAGCTGGCGGGATATCGGCCTGCTGGTGGGCACACGTAAAAAGCCCTATCTGCAGACGGTAACCACGGCCTGCCATCACTGTGCCGACCCGGCCTGCCTGTACGGATGCCCCGTGCTGGCCTATGACAAAGATCCTATCACCGGCATCGTCCGCCATCTGGATGACCAATGTATCGGCTGCAGCTATTGCATCCTGAAGTGCCCTTACGATGTGCCCAAGTTTAACCTCAAGCGTGGCATCGTGCGCAAGTGCGACATGTGCCAAGGCCGCCTGGCAGATGGTGAGGCCCCCGCCTGCGTGCAGGCCTGCCCGAACGAGGCGATCAAGATCAAGACCGTGAAGGTGGAATCCATCCCCGTCTTTGGCAGCATCCTCGCAGGAGCCCATGATTCCGGCTACACACGTCCTGCGACACGTTACATCAGCAGCAAGCCGCTGCCAGACCATGCACGCGCCGCAGATAGTGCGAGGCTGGAGCTGGACCATGGCCACGAGCCCCTGGCCTGGATGCTGGTGCTCACCCAGATGAGCGCAGGCGCTTTCATCGGCTGTGCAGCGGCCATGTGGGCCGATGTACTCTCGCCCGACCAAGCCGCCATCACTTCCGCCGCAGCCTTCTTTTTTGGACTCATCGGCATCGCCCTCAGCGTGCTGCATCTGGGGCAGCCTCTGAAAGCCTGGAGAGCCTTCATGGGGTGGAAAAAATCCTGGCTTTCACGCGAGATCCTCGCCTTCGGTGCCCTGCCTGCCGGTGGCAGTGCTATCGCCGCCACCTGGTGGCTGGGCAATCCTGAGTGGTTGCGGCTGGCCGTCACGGGTACAGCCGGGGCAGCCTTGGCAGCGGTGCTTTGCTCCGTCATGGTTTATGTGGACACGCGGCGTCCCTTCTGGGCTCTGCCGCTCACAGCGGGCAAGTTCCTGGGAACCATGCTGCTGCTGGGCGCGGGCCTTTGCGCCGTTACCTGGAGTTGGTTAGGCCATCCAGCGGTCACCTGGGCCATGGCAGCCACCTTGTTGTTACGGTGGTCGCTCTCCATTTGGGAAATCTCCCGCTACAGGCGGGCTTTGGAAGATGAAGAGTCCCCCTGGCATCGCTCGGCCTGCATTCTTCACAAACATTTGCGCATGCAGATCGAAATGCGAGGGATCCTTTTGATCCTGACGGGTCTTGTGATCCCGGTCACTATCGCCGCAGGCGCTTCTATGTCCTGGCTACTGCCCTTGTCTGTGCTGCTGACGTTTACCAGTCAGTTGATAGAGCGTCGCTATTTCTTCACTGCAGCGGCAGGCTCGAAAATGCCAGGAAACTGA
- a CDS encoding CmpA/NrtA family ABC transporter substrate-binding protein: MKSPVSTLSRRSLLQRSTAASLGTLLAGLPQGWVGSAYADDSPERPDVNLGIIALTDCSSIVIAHEKSLFKKYGIKSTVTKGASWAAIRDSLSNGDIQATHMLIGMPIASTMGLGGAPKKPMIIPWLLNRNGQAITLKKELKGKVADDPKALKPFVDEAKAAGKPMAFAMTFPPGTHAMWMRYYLAAGGIHPGDASGAGADVSLITIPPPQMVANMKVGQMDGFCVGEPWNARSISDDIGFTAITTQAIWKDHPEKVCAFTEEFAEKNPKTVKAVLKALHEASVWLDKMENREEQAKIVSAPTYINCPPETILGRLQGKYDMGDGRRFRDPNYMIFSDRNCNYPQAKYSHWWLTQLRRWGFTEGAPDYAAVAKQVMRGDIYEEAMKEIGYAHGGADDKPESFFDGSVFDPKSDLEAYAASFAIKSLKA; encoded by the coding sequence ATGAAATCACCTGTTTCCACCCTCTCCCGTCGCAGCCTTTTGCAGCGATCCACAGCGGCCAGTCTCGGCACGCTCCTAGCCGGCCTTCCCCAAGGCTGGGTGGGCAGCGCCTATGCCGATGATTCCCCTGAACGGCCCGATGTGAATCTGGGCATCATCGCGCTGACAGACTGCTCCAGCATCGTCATCGCGCATGAAAAGAGCCTGTTCAAAAAATATGGCATCAAATCCACGGTGACAAAAGGGGCGAGCTGGGCGGCCATCCGCGACTCGCTGAGCAATGGTGACATCCAAGCCACACACATGCTGATTGGCATGCCGATTGCCAGCACAATGGGACTGGGAGGTGCCCCCAAAAAGCCGATGATCATTCCCTGGCTGCTCAATCGCAACGGCCAGGCCATCACCCTGAAAAAGGAGCTGAAGGGCAAAGTTGCCGATGATCCGAAGGCGCTGAAACCTTTCGTGGATGAGGCCAAGGCGGCGGGCAAACCGATGGCCTTTGCCATGACTTTCCCCCCTGGCACCCATGCCATGTGGATGCGCTATTATCTGGCCGCAGGCGGCATCCACCCTGGCGATGCGAGCGGTGCGGGAGCCGATGTTTCCCTCATCACCATTCCGCCTCCGCAGATGGTGGCGAACATGAAGGTGGGGCAGATGGATGGCTTTTGCGTGGGGGAACCCTGGAATGCGCGCTCCATCTCCGATGACATCGGATTCACCGCCATCACCACCCAGGCTATCTGGAAGGACCATCCGGAAAAAGTCTGCGCTTTCACCGAAGAATTCGCCGAGAAAAATCCGAAGACGGTGAAGGCCGTGCTGAAGGCTCTGCATGAGGCCAGCGTGTGGCTGGACAAGATGGAAAACCGCGAAGAGCAGGCGAAAATTGTCAGCGCCCCGACTTACATTAACTGCCCGCCGGAAACCATCCTGGGTCGCCTCCAAGGCAAATACGACATGGGAGACGGGCGCCGCTTCCGTGACCCGAACTACATGATTTTCAGCGACCGCAACTGCAACTACCCACAGGCGAAGTATTCGCACTGGTGGCTGACGCAGCTTCGCCGCTGGGGCTTCACTGAGGGGGCACCGGACTATGCGGCTGTGGCCAAACAGGTGATGCGCGGTGACATTTATGAAGAAGCGATGAAGGAGATCGGCTACGCCCACGGCGGTGCTGATGACAAGCCGGAATCCTTCTTTGACGGAAGTGTTTTTGATCCCAAAAGCGACCTGGAGGCCTACGCAGCCAGCTTCGCTATCAAGAGCCTCAAAGCCTAA